A window of Fictibacillus halophilus contains these coding sequences:
- a CDS encoding zinc ribbon domain-containing protein YjdM yields MSKLPNCPKCSSAYVYEDGAFLVCPECAHEWSPETESQSDEKVVKDSNGNILQEGDSVSVIKDLKVKGTSSVIKIGTKVKGIRLVEGDHDIDCKIDGFGAMKLKSEFVKKI; encoded by the coding sequence ATGTCTAAATTACCAAACTGTCCGAAATGCAGCTCTGCTTATGTGTATGAGGATGGAGCTTTTCTCGTTTGCCCCGAATGTGCTCATGAATGGTCTCCCGAAACAGAGAGTCAATCTGACGAAAAAGTTGTGAAAGATTCAAACGGAAACATCCTTCAAGAAGGTGACTCTGTATCTGTTATTAAAGATCTTAAAGTCAAAGGTACATCTTCTGTGATTAAGATCGGCACGAAAGTAAAAGGCATTCGTCTCGTTGAAGGCGATCATGATATTGATTGTAAGATCGACGGATTTGGCGCGATGAAACTGAAATCTGAATTTGTAAAAAAGATAT